A genomic window from Calonectris borealis chromosome 26, bCalBor7.hap1.2, whole genome shotgun sequence includes:
- the MYBPH gene encoding myosin-binding protein H encodes MTGKTAPPATDPAPAAPKNEPVPTPGEEPTPAPAAEEPPAPEHPPAVEQPTAPADEPAPVPTAEATPAPEEGPPAPPAEPQAPAPEPVPEKPKAEPPSSPLSLTVEEVSENSVTLTWKAPEQTGQSGLDGYVVEICKDGSTDWTAANEEPFLSTRYTIQDLGSGDKIHVRVKAVSASGASVPATLGQPVLIREILQLPRIRMPRHLRQTYVRHVGDAVNMMIPFQGKPKPEVIWTKGDQPLDTSRINIRNTEKDTIFYIREAQRSDSGKYELAVRINGAEDKATLDIRVIEPPGPPQNLKLVDVWGFNVALEWTPPLDNGNSEIKGYTVQKSDKKSGKWFTALERCTRTSCTISDLIIGNTYSFRVFAENACGLSEKAAVTSGVAHIKKTKTAYQPEKIPQRDMMEPPKFTQPLTDRTTTRGYSTHLFCCVRGFPQPKIIWMKNQMEIREDPKYIAMIEQGVCSLEIRKPNPFDGGIYTCKAVNPLGEASVDCKLDVKGARWCANVRGLVMPWITFGSQKGIKMRGVQGVYISCALLQCLSEDRSEDKTKSKVDAAAAVR; translated from the exons ATGACTGGCAAAACCGCACCTCCAGCCACAGACCCGGCTCCGGCGGCTCCGAAGAATGAGCCAGTGCCAACCCCAGGGGAAGAaccaacaccagccccagctgctgaAGAGCCCCCGGCCCCTGAGCATCCCCCTGCTGTGGAGCAGCCCACAGCCCCCGCAGATGAGCCTGCTCCCGTCCCCACAGCAGAAGCGACTCCAGCCCCTGAAGAAGgtcccccggctcccccagctGAACCCCAAGCCCCAGCCCCTGAACCTGTGCCTGAGAAACCAAAGGCAG AGCCGCCCAGCTCCCCCTTGTCCTTGACCGTGGAAGAAGTGAGTGAAAACTCGGTTACGCTGACCTGGAAAGCCCCGGAGCAGACAGGCCAGTCGGGCCTGGATGGATACGTGGTGGAGATCTGCAAAGATGGAA GTACAGACTGGACAGCTGCGAACGAGGAGCCTTTTCTCTCCACCCGGTACACAATCCAGGACCTCGGCTCCGGTGACAAGATCCATGTACGGGTGAAGGCTGTCAGCGCCAGCGGTGCCAGTGTCCCAGCTACTTTGGGGCAGCCAGTCCTCATCAGAGAGATCCTCC AGCTCCCGAGGATCCGCATGCCCCGTCACCTGCGGCAGACTTATGTCAGGCATGTTGGGGATGCCGTGAACATGATGATCCCTTTCCAG ggaaagccgAAGCCCGAGGTGATCTGGACCAAGGGTGACCAGCCCCTGGACACCAGCCGCATCAACATCCGCAACACGGAGAAGGACACCATCTTCTACATCCGCGAGGCGCAGCGCAGCGATTCGGGCAAGTACGAGCTCGCCGTGCGGATAAACGGAGCAGAGGACAAGGCTACCCTGGACATCCGAGTGATTG AGCCACCGGGCCCCCCCCAGAATCTGAAGCTGGTGGATGTGTGGGGCTTTAATGTGGCCCTGGAGTGGACCCCTCCGCTGGACAATGGGAACTCTGAGATCAAGGGCTACACGGTGCAGAAGTCAGACAAGAAGAGTGGG aaatgGTTCACGGCGCTGGAGCGCTGCACCCGCACCAGCTGCACCATCTCTGACCTCATCATTGGCAATACCTACTCATTCCGGGTGTTCGCGGAAAACGCCTGCGGGCTGAGCGAGAAAGCAGCCGTCACCTCCGGGGTGGCCCACATCAAGAAGACAA aaaCTGCTTACCAGCCAGAGAAGATCCCCCAACGGGACATGATGGAGCCTCCAAAATTCACCCAGCCCCTGACAGACCGCACCACCACCCGGGGCTATAGCACACATCTCTTCTGCTGCGTCCGGGGCTTCCCTCAG CCCAAAATCATCTGGATGAAAAATCAGATGGAGATACGGGAAGACCCCAAATACATAGCGATGATCGAGCAGGGCGTCTGCTCCCTGGAAATCCGCAAGCCCAACCCTTTTGATGGGGGCATCTACACCTGTAAAGCTGTGAACCCCTTGGGGGAAGCCTCAGTAGACTGCAAACTTGATGTGAAAG GTGCACGTTGGTGTGCGAATGTGAGAGGGTTGGTTATGCCCTGGATCACTTTTGGAAGTCAAAAGGGGATTAAGATGAGGGGAGTTCAAGGGGTTTATATCTCCTGTGCTCTCCTGCAGTGCCTCAGTGAGGACAGATCGGAGGATAAGACGAAGAGCAAG GTggatgctgcagctgctgtgcGGTAG